In the Gasterosteus aculeatus chromosome X, fGasAcu3.hap1.1, whole genome shotgun sequence genome, one interval contains:
- the LOC120808879 gene encoding tumor susceptibility gene 101 protein: MPYFENAIRKMLPTKYRRKHVAHDMYVAVVHFQSLVPMMGRHVYNDGTTKNLMSLTGTIPVLFEDETYNIPVCLWIEASYPQTAPICYVTPTSDMMVLSGKYISSNGEVMLPYLEDWKKGECDLVSLLQVMVVTFADSPPVCMQPHPEPEEAPCWLQFHRQAEVLPKTDGSLYMNLAGEDGLPFQQENETNC; the protein is encoded by the exons ATGCCGTACTTTGAGAATGCGATTAGGAAAATGCTCCCTACG aAATATCGCCGCAAACATGTGGCCCATGACATGTATGTTGCAGTGGTCCACTTCCAAAGCCTTGTGCCGATGATGGGCAGACATG TTTACAACGACGGAACCACAAAAAACTTGATGAGTCTAACCGGAACCATTCCTGTCCTGTTTGAAG ACGAGACCTACAACATTCCTGTATGCCTTTGGATTGAGGCAAGCTACCCTCAAACTGCTCCCATCTGCTATGTCACACCCACTAGTGACATGATGGTCCTCAGTGGAAAGTACATCTCCAGCAATGGTGAAGTCATGCTGCCTTACCTGGAGGACTGGAAGAAA GGCGAATGTGACCTCGTCAGCTTACTGCAGGTGATGGTTGTTACGTTCGCAGACTCCCCCCCTGTATGCATGCAGCCTCATCCAGAGCCCGAGGAAGCTCCTT GTTGGCTACAGTTCCACAGACAAGCAGAGGTTCTTCCAAAGACAGATGGAAGTTTGTATATGAATTTAGCTGGTGAAGATGGTCTACCTTTCCAGCAAGAAAATGAAACCAACTGTTAG
- the LOC120808878 gene encoding L-lactate dehydrogenase A chain has product MSTKEKLISHVMKEEPVGSANKVTVVGVGMVGMACAISVLLKDLCDELALVDVMEDKLKGEIMDLQHGSLFLKTHKIVADKDYSVTANSKVVVVTAGARQQEGESRLNLVQRNVNIFKFIIPNIVKHSPNCIILVVSNPVDILTYVAWKLSGFPRHRVIGSGTNLDSARFRHLMGEKLNIHPSSCHGWIIGEHGDSSVPVWSGVNVAGVSLQGLNPQMGAEGDSENWKAVHKEVVDGAYEVIRLKGYTSWAIGMSVADLVESILKNLHKVHPVSTLVQGMHGVKDEVFLSVPSVLGNSGLTDVIHMTLKPDEEKQLMSSADTLWGVQKELVL; this is encoded by the exons ATGTCTACCAAGGAGAAGCTGATCAGCCACGTGATGAAGGAGGAGCCCGTTGGCAGCGCAAACAAAGTGACGGTGGTGGGTGTCGGCATGGTCGGCATGGCCTGTGCCATCAGCGTGCtgctcaag GACTTGTGTGACGAGCTGGCCCTTGTTGACGTGATGGAGGACAAGTTGAAAGGCGAGATCATGGACCTGCAGCACGGATCCCTTTTCCTCAAGACGCACAAGATCGTAGCAGACAAAG ACTACAGTGTGACGGCCAACTCCAAAGTGGTGGTGGTGACGGCCGGCGCCCGCCAACAGGAGGGCGAGAGCCGCCTCAACCTGGTGCAGCGCAACGTCAACATCTTCAAGTTCATCATCCCCAACATCGTCAAGCACAGCCCCAACTGCATCATCCTGGTGGTCTCCAACCCAG TGGACATCCTGACGTACGTGGCGTGGAAGCTGAGCGGCTTCCCCCGTCACCGCGTCATCGGCTCCGGCACCAACCTGGACTCGGCCCGCTTCCGCCACCTGATGGGAGAGAAGCTCAACATCCACCCTTCCAGCTGCCACGGCTGGATCATCGGCGAGCACGGGGACTCCAGTG TGCCCGTGTGGAGCGGCGTGAATGTCGCCGGAGTTTCTCTGCAGGGCCTCAACCCGCAGATGGGGGCCGAGGGCGACAGCGAGAACTGGAAGGCCGTGCATAAGGAGGTGGTCGACGG GGCCTACGAGGTGATCAGGCTGAAGGGCTACACTTCCTGGGCCATCGGTATGTCTGTGGCCGACCTGGTGGAAAGCATCCTGAAGAACCTGCATAAAGTGCACCCAGTGTCCACGCTGGTCCAG GGCATGCACGGCGTGAAGGACGAGGTCTTCCTCAGCGTCCCCAGTGTCCTGGGCAACAGCGGCCTGACGGATGTGATCCACATGACGCTGAAGCCCGACGAGGAGAAGCAGCTGATGAGCAGCGCCGACACCCTGTGGGGCGTCCAGAAGGAGCTCGTCCTGTGA
- the LOC120808877 gene encoding tumor susceptibility gene 101 protein isoform X1 — protein MAVVNEGALKKMLKQYKYRDLTVREITNVILQYKDLKPLMDAYVFNDGSTRDLMSLTGTVPVSYRGNVYNIPVCLWLLDTYPYNPPICFVKPTSAMMIKTGKHIDANGKIYLPYLHEWKHPQSDLYGLIQVMIVVFGEEPPVFSRPTTQAPYQAFQAAGPPNPSYMPGMPAVSPYGSTPNPGGYPGYQYPGGNSYPAPGGPAHYPTQPPVSTAGPNRDGTIGEDTIRASLISAVSDKLRWRMKEEMDRAQAELDALKRTEEDLKKGHQKLEEMVSRLDQEVTEVDRNIELLKRKDEELSEALEKMENQSENNDIDDVIVPTAPLYKQILNLYAEENAIEDTIFYLGEALRRGVIDLEVFLKHVRLLSRKQFQLRALMQKARKTAGLSDLY, from the exons ATGGCAGTCGTGAACGAAGGTGCCCTAAAGAAAATGCTGAAG CAGTACAAATACAGAGATCTGACTGTCCGTGAGATAACCAACGTCATCCTCCAGTACAAGGACTTGAAGCCACTCATGGATGCTTATG TGTTCAATGATGGCTCCACAAGAGACCTGATGAGCCTGACGGGAACGGTCCCAGTGAGCTACAGag GCAATGTCTACAACATTCCTGTGTGCCTCTGGTTGCTGGACACGTATCCCTACAACCCGCCCATATGTTTTGTCAAACCTACCAGTGCAATGATGATCAAAACTGGCAAGCACATCGACGCCAACGGCAAGATCTACCTGCCTTATCTCCATGAGTGGAAGCAT CCTCAGTCAGACCTGTATGGTCTAATTCAGGTGATGATTGTGGTTTTTGGAGAAGAGCCTCCTGTGTTTTCTCGCCCCACCACACAAGCCCCCTATCAAGCGTTCCAAGCTGCCGGACCCCCTAACC CTTCCTATATGCCTGGCATGCCTGCAGTCTCCCCCTACGGCTCAACTCCGAACCCAGG AGGCTACCCAGGATACCAATACCCAGGGGGCAACTCTTACCCGGCCCCTGGTGGACCTGCACACTACCCCACCCAGCCTCCAGTATCCACGGCTG GTCCGAACAGAGATGGCACCATTGGCGAGGACACCATCCGCGCATCCCTGATATCAGCTGTGAGTGACAAGCTTcgctggaggatgaaggaggagatggacagaGCTCAGGCAGAGCTGGACGCCCTGAAGCGGACCGAGGAGGATCTGAAGAAGGGAcaccagaagctggaggagatggTCTCCAGACTGGACCAAGAAGTG ACCGAGGTCGACAGGAACATCGAGCTGCTGAAGAGAAAGGACGAGGAGCTGAGCGAGGCcttggagaagatggagaaccAGTCGGAGAACAACGACATTGACGACGTCATCGTGCCCACTGCTCCGCTCTACAAGCAGATCCTGAACCTGTACGCTGAAGAGAACGCCATAGAGGACACGATCTTTTACCTCGGAGAAGCCCTTCGCAGGGGGGTAATAGACCTGGAGGTGTTCCTTAAG CACGTCCGCCTCCTGTCCAGGAAGCAGTTCCAGCTCCGGGCCCTCATGCAGAAAGCCCGCAAGACTGCCGGTCTGAGTGACCTCTACTGA
- the LOC120808877 gene encoding tumor susceptibility gene 101 protein isoform X2, producing MAVVNEGALKKMLKYKYRDLTVREITNVILQYKDLKPLMDAYVFNDGSTRDLMSLTGTVPVSYRGNVYNIPVCLWLLDTYPYNPPICFVKPTSAMMIKTGKHIDANGKIYLPYLHEWKHPQSDLYGLIQVMIVVFGEEPPVFSRPTTQAPYQAFQAAGPPNPSYMPGMPAVSPYGSTPNPGGYPGYQYPGGNSYPAPGGPAHYPTQPPVSTAGPNRDGTIGEDTIRASLISAVSDKLRWRMKEEMDRAQAELDALKRTEEDLKKGHQKLEEMVSRLDQEVTEVDRNIELLKRKDEELSEALEKMENQSENNDIDDVIVPTAPLYKQILNLYAEENAIEDTIFYLGEALRRGVIDLEVFLKHVRLLSRKQFQLRALMQKARKTAGLSDLY from the exons ATGGCAGTCGTGAACGAAGGTGCCCTAAAGAAAATGCTGAAG TACAAATACAGAGATCTGACTGTCCGTGAGATAACCAACGTCATCCTCCAGTACAAGGACTTGAAGCCACTCATGGATGCTTATG TGTTCAATGATGGCTCCACAAGAGACCTGATGAGCCTGACGGGAACGGTCCCAGTGAGCTACAGag GCAATGTCTACAACATTCCTGTGTGCCTCTGGTTGCTGGACACGTATCCCTACAACCCGCCCATATGTTTTGTCAAACCTACCAGTGCAATGATGATCAAAACTGGCAAGCACATCGACGCCAACGGCAAGATCTACCTGCCTTATCTCCATGAGTGGAAGCAT CCTCAGTCAGACCTGTATGGTCTAATTCAGGTGATGATTGTGGTTTTTGGAGAAGAGCCTCCTGTGTTTTCTCGCCCCACCACACAAGCCCCCTATCAAGCGTTCCAAGCTGCCGGACCCCCTAACC CTTCCTATATGCCTGGCATGCCTGCAGTCTCCCCCTACGGCTCAACTCCGAACCCAGG AGGCTACCCAGGATACCAATACCCAGGGGGCAACTCTTACCCGGCCCCTGGTGGACCTGCACACTACCCCACCCAGCCTCCAGTATCCACGGCTG GTCCGAACAGAGATGGCACCATTGGCGAGGACACCATCCGCGCATCCCTGATATCAGCTGTGAGTGACAAGCTTcgctggaggatgaaggaggagatggacagaGCTCAGGCAGAGCTGGACGCCCTGAAGCGGACCGAGGAGGATCTGAAGAAGGGAcaccagaagctggaggagatggTCTCCAGACTGGACCAAGAAGTG ACCGAGGTCGACAGGAACATCGAGCTGCTGAAGAGAAAGGACGAGGAGCTGAGCGAGGCcttggagaagatggagaaccAGTCGGAGAACAACGACATTGACGACGTCATCGTGCCCACTGCTCCGCTCTACAAGCAGATCCTGAACCTGTACGCTGAAGAGAACGCCATAGAGGACACGATCTTTTACCTCGGAGAAGCCCTTCGCAGGGGGGTAATAGACCTGGAGGTGTTCCTTAAG CACGTCCGCCTCCTGTCCAGGAAGCAGTTCCAGCTCCGGGCCCTCATGCAGAAAGCCCGCAAGACTGCCGGTCTGAGTGACCTCTACTGA